The Punica granatum isolate Tunisia-2019 chromosome 4, ASM765513v2, whole genome shotgun sequence genome has a window encoding:
- the LOC116202715 gene encoding uncharacterized protein LOC116202715 has translation MSTEKSRVAKDVRAGAEVVYGPEECYQHSVELLEELGFPRGVLPLRDLVECGRVRETGFVWMKQKAPYEHFFVKTNTRVSYATEVTAYVEKFKMKKMTGIKSRQMFMWVPISEMSMDDPSSGKIVFRTPMGIGKSFPISAFVDEEDEKKKPTSSENGNQLKA, from the coding sequence ATGTCGACCGAGAAGTCCCGAGTGGCCAAGGATGTGAGGGCCGGAGCAGAGGTCGTGTATGGCCCTGAGGAGTGCTACCAGCACTCGGTGGAGCTTCTCGAGGAGCTAGGGTTCCCGAGGGGAGTCCTCCCCCTCCGGGACCTCGTGGAGTGCGGCCGGGTGAGGGAGACTGGCTTCGTGTGGATGAAGCAGAAGGCTCCCTACGAGCACTTCTTCGTGAAGACGAACACAAGGGTCAGCTACGCGACCGAGGTCACGGCGTACGTGGAGAAGTtcaagatgaagaagatgacggGAATCAAGAGCAGGCAGATGTTCATGTGGGTCCCGATCTCGGAGATGAGCATGGATGACCCCTCGAGCGGGAAAATCGTTTTCAGGACCCCGATGGGTATTGGGAAGTCATTCCCGATCTCGGCATTCGTGGACGAGGAGgatgagaagaagaagccaaCGAGTTCGGAGAATGGAAACCAATTGAAAGCTTGA
- the LOC116203412 gene encoding small G protein signaling modulator 1-like isoform X1, giving the protein MVLGILRFAKEEGRRLISLTVAASLMLLFTAGVGGSYSGRWILFVQGGSVSGGGRSGSSLIGGGGFWSSAAAPSNVGIAIAVTAMAGLALTATVVYSRRGSLKSPWSRRRRKHALLPKQWKSSFLPDGRLCDGGVKLLKKVRSGGVDPTIRAEVWPFLLGVYDVNSSTEERESIRSQNRKEYDNLRKRCRQIIRRTEKSNGSKENAETSEYSGDLSQVLDSGLDDSLSLQRSPLSEKEGPDREALEREGSEREGSEREVLERECSVPKHSEGSGGGQVVQSTMLLSEGDAEKSEGDAEKSEITCVTASPGDSESTDSDSSESDEHEIVQPFLSSSELEGSDIVETEEETLSTSEPKNKTKSHTDEDFTTWQRIIRLDAVRANADWIVYTSSQANITELKARRFAESVGLKDYDHLEPCRIFHAARLLSILEAYAVYDPEIGYCQGMSDLLSPIVSVVEDDSEAFWCFVGFMKKARHNFRLDEVGIRRQLNIVSKIIRCKDSHLYSHLEKLKAEDCFFVYRMVVVLFRRELTFDQTLCLWEVIWADQAAIRAGIARSAWGRMRLRAPPNDDLLLYAIAASVLQRRKLIIEKYSSMEEIMRECNSMAGHLDVWKLLDDAHDLVANLHEKI; this is encoded by the exons ATGGTATTGGGGATACTCCGATTTGCGAAGGAGGAGGGCAGGAGACTGATTTCCCTGACTGTTGCCGCGTCTTTGATGCTCCTGTTCACCGCCGGCGTCGGTGGCAGCTACAGCGGAAGATGGATCCTGTTCGTCCAGGGAGGTAGCGTCAGCGGCGGCGGTAGGAGCGGCAGCTCGCTCATCGGGGGCGGCGGTTTCTGGTCCTCAGCAGCGGCCCCTTCCaatgtcggcatagccatcgCCGTCACGGCCATGGCCGGTCTCGCCCTCACCGCCACCGTCGTCTACTCTCGTAG GGGTAGTCTTAAATCTCCTTGGTCGCGGAGGAGAAGAAAACATGCGCTTCTGCCCAAGCAATGGAAAAGTTCTTTTCTACCAGATGGGAGACTTTGTGATGGTGGAGTGAAATTGCTGAAGAAAGTCCGAAGCGGG GGTGTTGATCCAACTATCAGAGCAGAGGTTTGGCCATTCCTTCTGGGAGT GTATGATGTGAACAGTTCCACGGAGGAGCGGGAATCCATCAGAAGTCAAAATAG AAAAGAGTATGACAACTTACGGAAGAGGTGCAGGCAAATCATCAGACGCACTGAGAAGAGTAATGGATCCAAGGAAAATGCTGAAACTAGTGAATATAGTGGGGATCTCAGCCAAGTGTTGGATTCTGGATTGGATGATTCACTAAGCTTGCAGAGATCTCCTTTAAGTGAGAAAGAAGGCCCAGACAGAGAAGCTTTGGAGAGAGAAGGCTCAGAGAGAGAAGGCTCAGAGAGAGAAGTTTTGGAGAGAGAATGCTCAGTTCCGAAGCACTCTGAAGGCTCAGGTGGTGGTCAAGTGGTGCAATCTACCATGTTGTTGAGTGAAGGAGATGCTGAAAAATCTGAAGGAGATGCTGAAAAGAGTGAAATCACATGTGTGACTGCTTCACCTGGTGATTCAGAATCAACTGACTCTGATTCCTCTGAGTCTGACGAGCATGAAATTGTTCAGCCCTTTCTCTCATCCAGTGAACTTGAAGGAAGTGATATTGTGGAGACCGAGGAAGAGACTTTGTCAACTTCTGAACCCAAAAACAAGACCAAATCGCATACAGATGAAGATTTCACAACATGGCAGAGAATCATTCGCCTTGACGCTGTTCGGGCAAATGCAGACTGGATCGTTTACACTTCTTCTCAGGCTAACATTACGGAGCTGAAGGCAAGGCGCTTTGCAGAGAGTGTTGGTTTGAAGGATTATGACCACTTGGAGCCTTGCCGAATCTTTCATGCGGCCCGTCTGTTGTCTATTCTCGAAGCCTATGCAGTATATGACCCAGAGATTGGCTACTGCCAAGGGATGAGCGACCTGCTCTCACCAATTGTCTCGGTGGTTGAAGATGATAGTGAGGCCTTCTGGTGCTTCGTGGGCTTCATGAAGAAGGCCCGGCACAACTTCAGGCTTGATGAGGTCGGGATTAGGAGACAGCTGAATATTGTCTCCAAGATCATCAGGTGTAAGGACTCCCACCTCTACAGCCATCTTGAGAAGCTAAAAGCGGAAGACTGCTTCTTTGTCTACCGAATGGTAGTGGTGCTCTTCAGGAGGGAGCTGACCTTTGACCAGACTCTATGCCTCTGGGAGGTCATCTGGGCGGACCAGGCAGCAATCAGGGCCGGGATCGCCCGGTCTGCGTGGGGTAGGATGAGGCTGCGGGCACCACCCAATGACGACCTGCTGCTGTATGCCATTGCAGCCTCAGTCCTGCAGAGGAGAAAGCTGATCATTGAGAAGTACAGCAGCATGGAGGAGATCATGAGGGAATGTAATAGCATGGCGGGTCACTTGGATGTGTGGAAGCTTTTAGACGATGCCCACGACCTGGTGGCCAACCTCCATGAGAAGATCTAG
- the LOC116203412 gene encoding small G protein signaling modulator 1-like isoform X2 yields MLTQQKQPLMRALRRSHTSSSPSPSPSPSSNSSSPSSSSASSSSTTSSWIHLRSVFLVVAPSSTSPVPSNRGSLKSPWSRRRRKHALLPKQWKSSFLPDGRLCDGGVKLLKKVRSGGVDPTIRAEVWPFLLGVYDVNSSTEERESIRSQNRKEYDNLRKRCRQIIRRTEKSNGSKENAETSEYSGDLSQVLDSGLDDSLSLQRSPLSEKEGPDREALEREGSEREGSEREVLERECSVPKHSEGSGGGQVVQSTMLLSEGDAEKSEGDAEKSEITCVTASPGDSESTDSDSSESDEHEIVQPFLSSSELEGSDIVETEEETLSTSEPKNKTKSHTDEDFTTWQRIIRLDAVRANADWIVYTSSQANITELKARRFAESVGLKDYDHLEPCRIFHAARLLSILEAYAVYDPEIGYCQGMSDLLSPIVSVVEDDSEAFWCFVGFMKKARHNFRLDEVGIRRQLNIVSKIIRCKDSHLYSHLEKLKAEDCFFVYRMVVVLFRRELTFDQTLCLWEVIWADQAAIRAGIARSAWGRMRLRAPPNDDLLLYAIAASVLQRRKLIIEKYSSMEEIMRECNSMAGHLDVWKLLDDAHDLVANLHEKI; encoded by the exons ATGCTTACGCAACAGAAACAACCTTTAATGAGAGCCCTCCGGCGAAGCCACACCTCGTCCTCACCGTCACCGTCACCGTCACCGTCGTCAAATTCCTCTTCGCCGTCATCTTCATCAGCTTCTTCATCGTCAACGACATCGTCATGGATTCATTTGCGATCGGTCTTTTTAGTAGTCGCTCCTTCGTCAACCTCACCAGTTCCTTCTAATCG GGGTAGTCTTAAATCTCCTTGGTCGCGGAGGAGAAGAAAACATGCGCTTCTGCCCAAGCAATGGAAAAGTTCTTTTCTACCAGATGGGAGACTTTGTGATGGTGGAGTGAAATTGCTGAAGAAAGTCCGAAGCGGG GGTGTTGATCCAACTATCAGAGCAGAGGTTTGGCCATTCCTTCTGGGAGT GTATGATGTGAACAGTTCCACGGAGGAGCGGGAATCCATCAGAAGTCAAAATAG AAAAGAGTATGACAACTTACGGAAGAGGTGCAGGCAAATCATCAGACGCACTGAGAAGAGTAATGGATCCAAGGAAAATGCTGAAACTAGTGAATATAGTGGGGATCTCAGCCAAGTGTTGGATTCTGGATTGGATGATTCACTAAGCTTGCAGAGATCTCCTTTAAGTGAGAAAGAAGGCCCAGACAGAGAAGCTTTGGAGAGAGAAGGCTCAGAGAGAGAAGGCTCAGAGAGAGAAGTTTTGGAGAGAGAATGCTCAGTTCCGAAGCACTCTGAAGGCTCAGGTGGTGGTCAAGTGGTGCAATCTACCATGTTGTTGAGTGAAGGAGATGCTGAAAAATCTGAAGGAGATGCTGAAAAGAGTGAAATCACATGTGTGACTGCTTCACCTGGTGATTCAGAATCAACTGACTCTGATTCCTCTGAGTCTGACGAGCATGAAATTGTTCAGCCCTTTCTCTCATCCAGTGAACTTGAAGGAAGTGATATTGTGGAGACCGAGGAAGAGACTTTGTCAACTTCTGAACCCAAAAACAAGACCAAATCGCATACAGATGAAGATTTCACAACATGGCAGAGAATCATTCGCCTTGACGCTGTTCGGGCAAATGCAGACTGGATCGTTTACACTTCTTCTCAGGCTAACATTACGGAGCTGAAGGCAAGGCGCTTTGCAGAGAGTGTTGGTTTGAAGGATTATGACCACTTGGAGCCTTGCCGAATCTTTCATGCGGCCCGTCTGTTGTCTATTCTCGAAGCCTATGCAGTATATGACCCAGAGATTGGCTACTGCCAAGGGATGAGCGACCTGCTCTCACCAATTGTCTCGGTGGTTGAAGATGATAGTGAGGCCTTCTGGTGCTTCGTGGGCTTCATGAAGAAGGCCCGGCACAACTTCAGGCTTGATGAGGTCGGGATTAGGAGACAGCTGAATATTGTCTCCAAGATCATCAGGTGTAAGGACTCCCACCTCTACAGCCATCTTGAGAAGCTAAAAGCGGAAGACTGCTTCTTTGTCTACCGAATGGTAGTGGTGCTCTTCAGGAGGGAGCTGACCTTTGACCAGACTCTATGCCTCTGGGAGGTCATCTGGGCGGACCAGGCAGCAATCAGGGCCGGGATCGCCCGGTCTGCGTGGGGTAGGATGAGGCTGCGGGCACCACCCAATGACGACCTGCTGCTGTATGCCATTGCAGCCTCAGTCCTGCAGAGGAGAAAGCTGATCATTGAGAAGTACAGCAGCATGGAGGAGATCATGAGGGAATGTAATAGCATGGCGGGTCACTTGGATGTGTGGAAGCTTTTAGACGATGCCCACGACCTGGTGGCCAACCTCCATGAGAAGATCTAG
- the LOC116203413 gene encoding uncharacterized protein LOC116203413: MCRSTDFPNFRSGDRDRLKIRGFYVRLPDADSRRPFPESLTLLYLPRISENSLEIDGSKIRPDLPAFVTLHRVVSEDGGGAGGAAASYGSRDRVCASEGLMFEVYAGEEKALKGVFRRDEYGEWAVDCRCAIEGARGGGEAEVCVEAEGHVTMVERVEMVAARRRFRGLEEIPEEREEVAEDEQVGSCCCCSCSEGDSGSDGGDVMEFSGWGGDVEECTEEIRVSTEGVRWAVDVGIWVMCVGVGVLVSRASARRLRRRRLI; encoded by the coding sequence ATGTGCCGGTCAACGGATTTCCCCAACTTTCGCTCCGGCGACAGGGACCGTCTCAAGATCCGGGGCTTCTATGTCCGCCTCCCCGACGCCGACTCCCGGAGGCCCTTCCCGGAGTCGTTGACACTCCTCTACTTGCCCCGCATCAGCGAGAACTCCCTCGAGATCGACGGCTCTAAGATCCGGCCCGACCTCCCAGCCTTCGTCACCCTCCACCGCGTCGTCTCGGAGGACGGCGGAGGAGCAGGCGGTGCCGCCGCCTCGTACGGGTCCAGGGACCGGGTGTGCGCGAGCGAAGGCCTCATGTTCGAGGTCTACGCGGGGGAGGAGAAGGCGCTGAAGGGAGTCTTCCGGAGGGACGAGTACGGCGAGTGGGCGGTGGACTGCAGGTGCGCAATTGAGGGGGCCCGCGGCGGCGGGGAGGCGGAGGTGTGCGTGGAGGCGGAGGGCCACGTGACGATGGTGGAGAGGGTGGAGATGGTGGCGGCGCGGCGGAGGTTCCGCGGGCTGGAGGAGATACCGGAGGAGAGGGAGGAGGTGGCGGAGGACGAACAGGTCGGCAGCTGCTGTTGCTGCTCGTGCTCGGAGGGGGACAGCGGATCGGACGGCGGAGATGTGATGGAGTTCAGTGGCTGGGGTGGTGACGTGGAGGAATGTACGGAGGAGATTAGAGTCAGCACGGAAGGAGTGAGGTGGGCAGTCGACGTGGGGATATGGGTGATGTGTGTGGGAGTCGGGGTATTGGTGTCGAGGGCATCGGCGAGGAGACTCCGACGCCGGAGACTGATATGA
- the LOC116206301 gene encoding uncharacterized protein LOC116206301 isoform X1, with translation MPVTPAFSTVSSPCLRVPIRLPRTFHGCHQLPRALTVRCSSGSESGTRSGNLKDALSGMVDAQVEELLSREENRTLLDGLDRASQRVEKAKRELAEIERQEAEASQLRSYVEQLESRASEIAESQKEILEARAMVEEAERFLSNMKKSQDSASDDGEIDKDKERLESVKAASVSAIIGTLAGLPISLTQVSSTSQLILHLAIAFVSCALFGVTFRYTVRRDLDNFQLKTGTAAAFAFVKGLSALGGGSPLELNPGSFMSHAFDGALNVSESLLVFAFAAIGLDFCFKTGLISTFPIRKTDSN, from the exons ATGCCAGTAACTCCCGCCTTCAGCACCGTCTCCTCGCCGTGCCTCAGGGTCCCCATCCGCCTCCCGAGGACATTCCATGGCTGCCACCAACTGCCCCGAGCCCTGACCGTTAGGTGCAGCAGCGGCTCGGAGAGCGGAACCCGAAGTGGGAACCTCAAGGACGCGCTGTCGGGCATGGTGGACGCGCAAGTGGAGGAGCTCCTCAGCAGAGAAGAGAACCGGACTCTGCTGGACGGGTTGGACAGGGCTTCCCAGCGGGTGGAGAAGGCCAAGAGGGAGCTCGCGGAGATCGAGCGGCAAGAAGCCGAAGCGAGCCAGCTGAGGAGTTATGTCGAACAGCTTGAGAGCAGAGCCTCTGAG ATTGCAGAATCCCAGAAGGAAATACTAGAAGCCAGGGCAATGGTCGAGGAAGCAGAACGATTTCTGTCAAACATGAAAAAAAGCCAAGATAGTGCCAGCGACGACGGGGAGATTGACAAGGACAAAGAGAGATTGGAGTCTGTAAAAGCTGCTTCTGTTTCTGCCATTATAGGCACCTTAGCTGGGTTGCCCATATCCCTTACTCAAGTCAGCTCCACCTCTCAGCTGATACTTCATTTGGCGATTGCATTTGTTAGCTGTGCTCTGTTCGGAGTTACCTTTCGCTACACAGTTAGGCGAGACTTGGATAACTTTCAGCTAAAAACGGGAACAGCTGCAGCTTTTGCCTTCGTTAAAG GGCTCAGTGCTTTAGGCGGGGGATCCCCTTTGGAGCTCAACCCTGGGAGCTTCATGTCACATGCATTTGATGGTGCACTGAATGTTTCTGAGAGTCTTCTGGTCTTTGCTTTCGCAGCTATCGGTCTTGATTTCTGTTTTAAGACAGGACTAATAAGCACCTTCCCCATAAGAAAAACCGATTCAAATTGA
- the LOC116206301 gene encoding uncharacterized protein LOC116206301 isoform X2, translating into MPVTPAFSTVSSPCLRVPIRLPRTFHGCHQLPRALTVRCSSGSESGTRSGNLKDALSGMVDAQVEELLSREENRTLLDGLDRASQRVEKAKRELAEIERQEAEASQLRSYVEQLESRASEIAESQKEILEARAMVEEAERFLSNMKKSQDSASDDGEIDKDKERLESVKAASVSAIIGTLAGLPISLTQVSSTSQLILHLAIAFVSCALFGVTFRYTVRRDLDNFQLKTGTAAAFAFVKVL; encoded by the exons ATGCCAGTAACTCCCGCCTTCAGCACCGTCTCCTCGCCGTGCCTCAGGGTCCCCATCCGCCTCCCGAGGACATTCCATGGCTGCCACCAACTGCCCCGAGCCCTGACCGTTAGGTGCAGCAGCGGCTCGGAGAGCGGAACCCGAAGTGGGAACCTCAAGGACGCGCTGTCGGGCATGGTGGACGCGCAAGTGGAGGAGCTCCTCAGCAGAGAAGAGAACCGGACTCTGCTGGACGGGTTGGACAGGGCTTCCCAGCGGGTGGAGAAGGCCAAGAGGGAGCTCGCGGAGATCGAGCGGCAAGAAGCCGAAGCGAGCCAGCTGAGGAGTTATGTCGAACAGCTTGAGAGCAGAGCCTCTGAG ATTGCAGAATCCCAGAAGGAAATACTAGAAGCCAGGGCAATGGTCGAGGAAGCAGAACGATTTCTGTCAAACATGAAAAAAAGCCAAGATAGTGCCAGCGACGACGGGGAGATTGACAAGGACAAAGAGAGATTGGAGTCTGTAAAAGCTGCTTCTGTTTCTGCCATTATAGGCACCTTAGCTGGGTTGCCCATATCCCTTACTCAAGTCAGCTCCACCTCTCAGCTGATACTTCATTTGGCGATTGCATTTGTTAGCTGTGCTCTGTTCGGAGTTACCTTTCGCTACACAGTTAGGCGAGACTTGGATAACTTTCAGCTAAAAACGGGAACAGCTGCAGCTTTTGCCTTCGTTAAAG TGCTTTAG
- the LOC116202598 gene encoding early nodulin-like protein 1, producing MANPIPRRRQSSHNFHLLCGLLLSLILVQSPQVSCREYKVGDLDAWGIPSADNGQVYEKWSKYHTFNIGDTLLFLYPPSEDSVIQVTEQSYNTCNLKDPILTMNDGNSLFNITSLGTFFFTSSVSGRCEKKQKLRISVGNVSSSTYAPGPSALSDISPSYPTVFGSIPQGSSSSSFSISLTVQSFPVSSAVAIGFATFATVRGVF from the exons ATGGCCAATCCCATTCCAAGAAGAAGGCAAAGCAGTCACAATTTCCATTTGCTGTGTGGCCTTCTGTTGTCTCTCATTTTGGTGCAATCCCCGCAGGTTTCCTGTCGGGAGTACAAGGTTGGAGATTTAGACGCTTGGGGCATTCCCTCCGCTGACAACGGACAAGTCTACGAAAAGTGGTCTAAATATCACACCTTCAACATCGGTGACACCCTCC TGTTTCTTTACCCGCCGAGCGAGGACTCGGTGATCCAAGTGACCGAGCAGTCCTACAACACCTGCAACCTCAAGGATCCGATCCTCACCATGAACGACGGCAACTCCCTCTTCAACATCACCTCCCTCGGcaccttcttcttcaccaGCAGCGTCTCCGGCCGCTGCGAGAAGAAGCAGAAACTCCGCATCTCCGTCGGCAACGTCTCCTCTTCAACTTACGCTCCAGGGCCCTCTGCATTGTCCGACATATCCCCGTCTTACCCGACCGTCTTCGGGAGCATCCCCCAGgggtcctcttcttcttctttttctatttctttgaCGGTGCAGAGCTTCCCGGTCTCATCCGCGGTTGCCATTGGATTTGCCACTTTTGCAACGGTCAGAGGCGTATTTTGA